A single genomic interval of uncultured Sphaerochaeta sp. harbors:
- a CDS encoding carotenoid biosynthesis protein: MSHLRKEERLIIYLLGPFYLVGTIAHIADATLPLMLLLTPYSILLTSVIGFFFDIREKNMPLLSWALVTFLVTLFLEIVGVATSLVFGAYTYGSTLGLKLLGVPLLIGINWTIIILGIADVVRQNVTNNALAALITASLTVLFDYVMEPVAIAFDYWNWTAGPIPLQNYIAWFVIAFLFSYLYFRNSLHSASKVPTIIVVIQFIFFLSLRIFAV; this comes from the coding sequence ATGTCCCATCTAAGGAAAGAAGAAAGATTAATCATATATCTCTTAGGTCCCTTTTATCTTGTAGGAACAATTGCCCACATCGCGGATGCCACGCTTCCACTTATGTTGCTCCTCACCCCATACTCAATCCTCCTGACCTCCGTCATTGGTTTCTTTTTTGATATACGAGAGAAGAACATGCCTCTCTTATCGTGGGCTCTTGTTACCTTTCTTGTAACATTGTTCCTTGAGATCGTGGGGGTGGCTACCTCGCTTGTCTTTGGTGCCTATACCTATGGGAGTACCCTTGGCCTGAAGTTGCTCGGCGTTCCGTTGCTCATCGGGATAAACTGGACCATCATTATCCTGGGAATTGCAGATGTCGTGAGACAGAACGTCACGAACAATGCTCTTGCTGCTCTGATCACCGCTTCCCTGACCGTCTTGTTTGATTATGTCATGGAGCCGGTTGCCATTGCATTTGATTACTGGAATTGGACAGCCGGTCCTATTCCCTTGCAGAACTATATTGCGTGGTTCGTGATAGCATTTCTCTTCTCCTATCTGTATTTCCGGAATAGCTTGCACAGTGCAAGCAAGGTCCCTACAATCATAGTAGTGATACAGTTCATTTTCTTTCTCTCCTTAAGGATATTTGCGGTATGA
- the crtI gene encoding phytoene desaturase family protein codes for MNKKAVVIGGGFGGLSTAALLARDGWNVTLVEKNAQLGGRARYWEKDGFTFDMGPSWYLMPEVFEHYFSLFGKQREDYYDLSPIDPYYKVFFEGGETACLTPRFDENQKLFESFEKGGGKALKAYMQQSTYKYDLAMEDFLYRDYKHIGQFFNRRLMTEGLRLGVLGKLDSFVSNYVKDYRAKQILEYAMVFLGTNPAQAPAIYSIMTHVDLNLGVFFPQKGMAGAAAGFASLCKELGVELVTGAEVLKVLTEGNRAVGVETNKGTFLADVVVSSADYHHSDTNLLEDKHRTYSDSYWEKRVVAPSMFIAYLGIGRELKGLEHHNLYFAKNWNTHFDAIFKNPDWPKDPCFYLSCISKTDPSSAPEGCENVFLLVPVAPGLVDTEEQRNAYFEHIADHVQNVTGEDLRKDLLVKRLYSHRDFISDYHAYKGTALGLSHTLMQTAVFRPRHQNKTVKNLYYTGQYTHPGVGVPMVLIASELIAKEIKETYGS; via the coding sequence ATGAACAAGAAAGCAGTAGTCATAGGCGGAGGCTTCGGTGGCCTCAGTACAGCGGCACTCCTGGCCCGTGATGGCTGGAATGTGACCTTGGTCGAGAAGAATGCCCAACTTGGGGGAAGAGCTAGATATTGGGAAAAAGACGGATTTACCTTTGACATGGGACCGTCGTGGTATCTCATGCCTGAAGTGTTCGAGCATTACTTCTCTCTCTTTGGTAAACAGCGGGAAGACTACTACGATCTTAGTCCCATTGATCCATATTATAAGGTCTTCTTTGAAGGTGGGGAAACGGCCTGTCTCACCCCACGTTTTGATGAGAACCAAAAACTCTTTGAGTCATTCGAGAAGGGTGGTGGAAAAGCCCTGAAAGCCTACATGCAGCAGTCGACCTATAAGTATGATCTAGCTATGGAGGATTTTCTCTATCGTGATTATAAACACATCGGGCAGTTCTTCAATAGACGATTGATGACAGAGGGATTGCGCCTGGGAGTGCTGGGAAAACTTGACTCCTTCGTCTCAAACTACGTAAAAGATTATCGGGCAAAGCAGATCCTGGAATATGCCATGGTGTTTCTGGGCACCAATCCCGCCCAGGCCCCTGCAATTTACTCCATCATGACGCATGTTGATCTTAATCTTGGTGTATTTTTCCCCCAGAAAGGAATGGCTGGAGCTGCAGCAGGGTTTGCCTCGCTGTGCAAGGAACTGGGGGTTGAGCTGGTTACCGGTGCAGAAGTGCTGAAAGTGCTGACTGAAGGAAATCGGGCAGTTGGGGTTGAAACCAATAAAGGAACATTCCTGGCAGATGTGGTTGTCTCCTCTGCCGATTACCACCACAGTGATACAAACCTCCTTGAGGATAAGCATCGCACGTATTCTGACTCATATTGGGAGAAGCGGGTGGTTGCTCCCTCGATGTTTATCGCGTACCTTGGAATCGGCAGGGAACTGAAAGGGTTGGAGCATCACAATCTCTATTTTGCGAAGAACTGGAATACGCATTTTGATGCAATTTTCAAGAATCCTGACTGGCCGAAAGACCCCTGCTTCTACCTTAGTTGTATCAGCAAGACAGACCCCTCTTCAGCACCCGAAGGGTGTGAGAATGTGTTCTTGCTGGTACCGGTTGCCCCAGGACTTGTTGATACTGAGGAGCAGAGAAATGCCTATTTCGAGCATATAGCCGATCATGTGCAGAACGTGACAGGAGAAGATCTCCGAAAGGATCTCTTGGTAAAACGGTTGTACTCCCATCGGGACTTCATCTCTGACTATCATGCATATAAGGGAACAGCTCTTGGACTGAGCCATACGCTGATGCAGACTGCCGTCTTCCGTCCCCGTCACCAGAACAAGACTGTAAAGAATCTCTATTACACCGGGCAATACACGCATCCGGGGGTAGGGGTACCCATGGTGCTTATCGCCAGTGAATTGATTGCAAAGGAAATTAAGGAAACCTATGGTAGCTGA
- a CDS encoding phytoene/squalene synthase family protein — translation MVADRHEHIFRNGSNTYYFSSRFFPPQVRRDVYALYGFVRVADNLVDDQPVDPQQFHHFRSLYMKALTSGDPSGDEVIDAFIELQERKIFDPSWTEAFLDSMEHDLSESTCETLEDVLTYIYGSAEVIGLFMARIMDLDEASFPYAAMLGRAMQYINFIRDIAEDNELGRRYLPLLDTSLVSLKEEEAKKNPEIFSAFIRREIERYQGWQREAEKGYAYIPRRYRIPIMTAADMYCWTASQIAKDPLVVFERQVKPPKGRILRKGIAHMLGVALPCPI, via the coding sequence ATGGTAGCTGACCGACATGAACATATCTTTAGGAACGGAAGTAATACCTATTACTTCAGCTCCCGCTTCTTCCCTCCGCAAGTTCGTAGGGACGTCTATGCACTCTACGGGTTTGTTCGTGTAGCTGATAACCTGGTGGATGACCAACCGGTGGATCCCCAGCAGTTTCATCATTTTCGCTCTCTTTACATGAAGGCTCTTACGAGTGGGGATCCCAGTGGGGATGAGGTCATTGATGCCTTTATCGAGCTACAGGAACGAAAAATTTTTGACCCTTCTTGGACAGAAGCATTCCTCGATTCCATGGAACATGACTTGAGTGAATCAACCTGTGAGACGCTTGAGGATGTACTGACCTATATCTATGGTTCAGCAGAGGTGATCGGCCTGTTCATGGCACGGATCATGGATCTTGATGAAGCTTCCTTTCCTTATGCTGCCATGCTTGGCCGTGCAATGCAGTATATAAACTTTATCCGTGATATTGCAGAGGACAATGAACTGGGAAGACGATATCTCCCCTTATTGGATACCTCTCTTGTATCGCTGAAGGAGGAGGAAGCAAAAAAGAATCCTGAGATTTTCTCTGCATTTATCAGAAGAGAGATTGAGCGTTATCAGGGGTGGCAGAGAGAAGCAGAAAAAGGCTATGCCTATATCCCACGCCGATACAGGATTCCTATCATGACCGCAGCAGATATGTATTGCTGGACCGCCAGCCAGATTGCCAAGGACCCACTCGTTGTCTTTGAAAGACAAGTCAAACCGCCGAAAGGTAGAATCTTACGAAAGGGGATTGCCCATATGCTAGGAGTAGCCCTGCCATGTCCCATCTAA
- a CDS encoding TRAP transporter small permease yields the protein MKKIALFLRDVMEVYIPILSFIFLFLAFILQVFFRYVVNHPLTWTQDVIVIGFCWSVILGACYTMRRKGHVQFTMLYDAYSPKVAAWTRMIGNLLIILTFAVMVIPSFKYAFFLGFQKTPVLRVSYTWIFLPFTYFLLSIIGYTINPVIEDWKVITGKLEDSLDHRFDPLLGEVN from the coding sequence GTGAAAAAAATTGCGTTGTTTCTTAGGGATGTCATGGAAGTCTACATTCCCATCCTCTCGTTTATATTCTTATTCTTGGCTTTCATCCTGCAGGTCTTCTTTAGATATGTGGTTAACCACCCATTGACCTGGACACAGGATGTTATCGTCATTGGTTTTTGCTGGTCAGTAATCCTGGGTGCATGTTATACAATGCGCAGGAAGGGACACGTCCAGTTCACCATGCTCTACGATGCCTATAGCCCGAAAGTAGCAGCCTGGACAAGGATGATCGGGAACCTCCTGATTATTCTCACATTTGCTGTCATGGTAATTCCTTCATTCAAGTATGCATTTTTCCTTGGCTTCCAGAAAACTCCTGTACTCAGGGTCTCTTACACATGGATCTTCCTCCCCTTTACCTACTTCCTGCTCTCCATCATCGGATACACGATCAATCCGGTCATAGAAGACTGGAAAGTGATTACCGGGAAGCTTGAGGACAGTCTCGATCATCGTTTTGATCCTTTGCTTGGGGAGGTAAACTAA
- a CDS encoding glycosyltransferase: MSNSLAILLTLIVLSIDLFLLIATLVVRLARNAQNRKDRVLEDQLLEQLESETLQLTIFKTRALLRLFNKLSPALCFSEMVENQFYDHLTSTNYVQNICKRLQGRSVLGRIEAAAKLRNLAKDPQIRETMLDALRKETNQVVILYLFQGLARRGEKKAMGIMLTKLHRSTFWMAGRYRSLLLGYKSQLLPYLLKRLDRKSPSMRLLICEYALLYSTEVLKEYLASQAQTSNKQVRITALRALCRHFPKRLLVSEFQKPHYQDTLPFVIKAYANLQDKRLIHEMLGYANHTRLHDHLVQGLTEMSERDPSLISLLLTRFEKHRSVPQRKILAKVLDNRLSYILESKEGPLTPQLSDLISSLVDQLHISGLIQYLNTTRDNEKQEAILALVKQRARKQKKLRELLITYLDADILEKMQLKASSAKGPVAVPHQETPQRMMLILLLSATLLIIPLLILATELPNLVDLTAREIFDLYVVRFNYLLVYYSVTINIIYLAVLTVSFRAANVQNRLWRAKDGQMLFQKGLLPSVSIIAPAYNEASNIIESTNSLLNQQYPDYELIVVNDGSKDATLKTLIDYYNLEKQDKMVSRRLSTRPLRGIYMNKSLPNLIVVDKVNGGKADSLNLGLNVSTKEFFCGIDADSLLEPDALLKAVSVMLDTPIESIATGGNICPVNGCTVELGALDNVRLPDNFLARLQSLEYIRSFMTGRVGWASMNLLLIISGAFGIFHRERTIATGGYLTKSGKFHKDTVGEDMELVVRLSRYMREKHKPYRVQYACNANCWTEVPEKWKVLRRQRNRWHRGLIDIMLFHSSMIGNPRYGRLGMVGMLYYFIFELLGPFVEAQGLLFVILGAVLGLLNLPIALMLFTATIGLGIMVSLSAVFISEYDRPLYSGRDISRLLAMAVVENFGVRQVISLLRVSAYFSAMRKNRGWGAQVRVGFKASTSQTKTK, translated from the coding sequence GTGTCCAACTCACTAGCAATACTCTTGACACTTATCGTCCTTTCCATCGATTTGTTTCTCTTGATTGCCACCCTGGTGGTACGCTTGGCACGGAATGCTCAGAACCGAAAAGACCGCGTTCTGGAGGATCAGTTGCTTGAGCAACTGGAGAGTGAGACACTGCAACTGACGATATTCAAGACAAGAGCATTGCTGAGACTCTTCAATAAACTTTCCCCCGCTCTATGTTTCAGCGAAATGGTGGAAAATCAGTTTTATGATCATCTCACCTCCACCAACTATGTCCAAAATATCTGCAAACGCCTGCAAGGGCGTTCGGTATTAGGTAGAATTGAAGCAGCTGCAAAGCTCAGAAATCTTGCAAAGGATCCCCAAATCAGAGAGACCATGCTTGATGCACTCAGGAAAGAAACAAACCAGGTGGTTATTCTCTATCTGTTCCAAGGTCTTGCACGGCGAGGAGAAAAGAAGGCAATGGGCATCATGCTCACAAAACTGCATCGATCCACGTTCTGGATGGCTGGTCGATACCGTTCACTTCTCTTGGGCTACAAGAGCCAGCTACTTCCCTATCTTCTGAAACGGCTGGACCGAAAAAGTCCTTCGATGCGCCTCCTTATTTGTGAATACGCACTGCTCTACTCGACTGAAGTACTCAAGGAGTACCTGGCCAGCCAAGCACAGACTTCCAACAAGCAGGTAAGAATCACTGCCCTCAGAGCACTCTGCAGACATTTCCCGAAGCGTCTACTTGTCTCTGAATTCCAGAAACCCCACTATCAGGACACGCTTCCCTTCGTCATCAAGGCGTATGCCAACCTGCAGGATAAACGACTGATTCATGAGATGCTTGGTTACGCCAACCACACAAGGTTGCATGATCACCTGGTTCAAGGGCTCACAGAGATGAGCGAACGCGATCCTTCCCTTATCTCCCTCTTGCTTACACGATTTGAAAAACACAGATCGGTACCACAACGCAAGATTCTTGCAAAGGTATTGGATAACCGACTTTCCTATATATTGGAATCAAAGGAAGGTCCTCTAACACCACAACTCTCTGATTTGATCTCTTCCTTGGTCGATCAACTACATATAAGTGGTCTGATACAGTACCTCAATACCACCAGAGACAATGAGAAACAGGAAGCAATTCTGGCTCTCGTGAAGCAACGGGCAAGAAAGCAAAAAAAACTGAGGGAGTTGCTCATTACCTATCTCGATGCTGATATCCTTGAGAAAATGCAACTGAAAGCTTCCAGTGCGAAAGGACCTGTTGCGGTCCCTCACCAAGAAACTCCCCAGAGGATGATGCTCATTCTCCTGTTATCAGCTACGCTCTTGATCATCCCTTTACTTATCCTTGCTACAGAGCTCCCAAACCTTGTTGATCTCACTGCCCGAGAGATATTTGACTTGTACGTAGTACGGTTCAATTACCTGCTTGTGTATTACTCGGTTACCATAAACATCATCTATCTTGCAGTGCTGACGGTCTCATTCCGTGCAGCCAATGTCCAGAACCGACTCTGGAGAGCCAAGGATGGCCAGATGCTCTTCCAGAAAGGTCTCCTGCCTTCAGTATCCATCATTGCTCCAGCCTATAATGAAGCAAGCAACATCATTGAGAGTACCAACAGCTTGCTGAACCAACAGTATCCTGACTATGAGCTGATTGTGGTCAACGATGGCTCCAAGGATGCAACCCTGAAAACCTTGATCGATTACTACAACTTGGAAAAACAGGACAAGATGGTCTCCAGAAGACTTTCAACCCGTCCACTACGTGGAATATACATGAACAAAAGCCTCCCCAATCTTATCGTGGTCGACAAAGTAAATGGGGGAAAGGCTGATAGCCTGAACCTTGGCTTGAATGTATCAACTAAGGAGTTTTTCTGCGGTATTGATGCCGACTCTCTCCTTGAGCCCGATGCGCTCCTGAAGGCAGTCTCCGTTATGCTTGATACACCTATTGAGAGTATCGCCACAGGGGGGAACATCTGCCCGGTAAATGGATGCACCGTTGAGCTGGGCGCACTGGACAATGTGCGCCTTCCTGATAACTTCCTAGCCAGATTACAAAGCCTGGAATACATCCGTTCCTTCATGACTGGACGTGTTGGGTGGGCAAGTATGAACCTGTTGCTCATTATCAGCGGGGCTTTCGGTATTTTTCATCGGGAAAGAACCATCGCCACCGGAGGATACCTTACCAAGAGCGGCAAGTTTCATAAGGATACCGTGGGAGAGGATATGGAATTGGTGGTCCGTCTCTCCCGGTACATGAGGGAGAAACACAAGCCCTACCGTGTTCAGTATGCATGCAATGCAAACTGCTGGACTGAGGTTCCTGAAAAATGGAAGGTGCTTCGTCGCCAGAGAAATCGTTGGCATCGCGGCCTGATAGACATCATGCTCTTCCACAGTTCCATGATTGGTAATCCTAGGTATGGACGTCTTGGTATGGTGGGGATGCTCTACTACTTCATCTTCGAACTACTTGGCCCATTCGTTGAAGCACAGGGGTTGTTGTTTGTGATACTGGGGGCCGTCCTTGGATTGCTCAATCTCCCCATTGCCCTGATGCTCTTCACTGCTACCATTGGTTTGGGAATCATGGTTTCCCTCTCAGCCGTGTTCATCAGTGAGTATGATAGACCACTCTACTCAGGGAGAGATATCTCCAGATTGCTTGCAATGGCCGTTGTTGAGAACTTCGGGGTACGGCAGGTGATCAGCTTACTTCGTGTTTCGGCCTATTTCAGTGCCATGAGGAAGAATCGCGGTTGGGGTGCACAGGTCAGGGTGGGATTCAAGGCTTCCACTTCTCAAACAAAAACGAAGTAA
- a CDS encoding serine protease, which yields MKKTLSVLFLSFLFVSCALFAEETTLMKTRPKELAFGGLHWRTKSSITPTSPGPNYFRADPSAVWVDDWGLHLTLKQHDEKWWATEIFTRERLGYGTYTFTVETDAASYDPYVVAGFFTWDTSPEEYNREIDIEFAAWGSPDGTNFQYVVQPYTDPNRIEVFDPELNGNLTTHRIVWTPQDVSFASYHGAVDPDDIESERMLINRWSYPESPSEGKVRFRINLWLYQGKAPSSPVHLVVTSFLFEKWKP from the coding sequence ATGAAAAAAACACTATCTGTGCTCTTTCTGAGTTTTCTCTTCGTCTCTTGTGCGCTTTTTGCAGAGGAAACCACCTTGATGAAAACAAGGCCAAAGGAGCTTGCCTTTGGAGGACTGCACTGGAGGACCAAGAGCAGCATCACTCCGACCAGTCCTGGGCCAAACTATTTCAGAGCTGATCCTTCCGCTGTCTGGGTTGATGACTGGGGACTGCATCTTACACTCAAACAACATGATGAGAAGTGGTGGGCTACTGAAATCTTTACCCGGGAGCGCTTAGGGTATGGAACTTACACCTTCACCGTGGAAACAGATGCTGCATCATATGACCCATATGTTGTTGCAGGATTTTTCACTTGGGATACCTCCCCTGAGGAGTACAACAGGGAGATCGATATTGAGTTTGCGGCCTGGGGATCACCGGACGGTACAAACTTTCAGTATGTCGTTCAGCCCTATACTGATCCAAATAGGATTGAGGTGTTTGATCCAGAACTGAATGGAAATCTTACCACCCATCGCATAGTCTGGACGCCACAGGATGTCTCTTTTGCTTCCTATCATGGGGCTGTTGATCCCGATGATATAGAGAGTGAGCGTATGCTTATCAACAGATGGAGCTATCCAGAGAGTCCAAGTGAAGGAAAGGTACGATTTCGGATCAACCTCTGGCTCTATCAGGGTAAAGCACCTTCATCGCCAGTCCATCTGGTTGTTACTTCGTTTTTGTTTGAGAAGTGGAAGCCTTGA
- a CDS encoding TRAP transporter large permease, producing the protein MSFPLFVTLLVFILIFFLRMPIAFGMLASAACYLLVKGADLSLVVNQVMNTYYTNYVIIAVPLFIFTANVMNTGKVTDMIFKFAGGITGRMRGALGHVNIIASLIFSGMTGSAIADAAGLGKIEIEAMKDDGYDPEFSCAITAASATIGPIFPPSIPLVIYAMLSSTSVGALFMGGMVPAVLLSLFLMVYVAIVAKKRNYPRGEKVVWKTFLAFTVRAIPALLTPIILLVGIYTGVTTPTEAGAIAGLYAMIVSIFAYRAMGFKDLMNVIRDTIKDVGATSIMIGAAAIISYIVAREQLAANIGNWILGFTANKYTFLFLVNIVILILGMFMDTSTIQLVFVPIMIPVASALGIDMIHFGLVVTFNMMVGLSTPPFGMLLFITSGISGTPLKGVMKEILWPLTVMLIVLVIITYFPEVTLFLPKATGLM; encoded by the coding sequence ATGAGTTTTCCACTATTTGTAACCTTATTGGTTTTTATCCTGATCTTCTTCCTCCGTATGCCGATTGCCTTCGGTATGCTCGCTTCAGCAGCTTGTTACCTATTGGTAAAGGGTGCTGACCTGAGCTTGGTGGTTAATCAGGTAATGAATACCTACTATACCAACTACGTCATAATCGCCGTCCCACTCTTCATCTTCACTGCAAACGTCATGAACACCGGAAAGGTCACTGATATGATCTTCAAATTCGCCGGTGGTATCACAGGACGGATGAGAGGTGCGCTGGGACACGTAAATATCATTGCTTCCCTGATTTTTAGTGGCATGACTGGTTCTGCAATCGCTGATGCCGCAGGACTTGGAAAAATTGAGATCGAGGCCATGAAGGATGATGGATATGACCCGGAGTTCTCTTGCGCAATAACCGCAGCCTCCGCAACCATTGGTCCTATCTTTCCTCCATCCATCCCCTTGGTTATCTATGCTATGCTTTCCAGCACCTCAGTTGGAGCACTCTTCATGGGAGGCATGGTTCCAGCTGTCCTCCTCTCGCTTTTCTTGATGGTGTATGTCGCAATTGTTGCTAAAAAGCGTAACTATCCCAGAGGGGAGAAAGTCGTCTGGAAAACCTTCCTTGCCTTCACTGTACGGGCTATTCCAGCACTCCTTACCCCGATCATTCTTTTGGTGGGTATCTACACCGGTGTTACGACCCCCACAGAAGCTGGAGCAATTGCAGGGCTCTATGCCATGATCGTCTCGATCTTCGCCTACAGAGCCATGGGATTCAAGGATTTGATGAATGTTATCCGTGACACCATCAAGGATGTCGGGGCGACCAGTATCATGATCGGTGCGGCAGCTATCATCAGCTATATTGTCGCTCGTGAACAGCTTGCAGCAAATATCGGAAACTGGATCCTGGGCTTCACTGCGAACAAGTATACGTTCCTCTTCTTGGTGAACATAGTTATCCTCATCCTGGGAATGTTCATGGATACCTCGACAATCCAGCTGGTGTTTGTACCCATCATGATCCCCGTCGCTTCAGCCTTGGGAATCGATATGATTCACTTTGGCCTGGTAGTAACGTTCAATATGATGGTGGGTCTCTCCACCCCGCCCTTTGGAATGCTGCTGTTCATAACCAGCGGAATTTCCGGGACACCTCTCAAGGGTGTCATGAAGGAGATACTCTGGCCACTGACTGTAATGTTGATTGTCTTGGTGATTATCACCTACTTCCCCGAAGTCACTCTATTCCTGCCGAAAGCAACCGGCCTCATGTAA
- a CDS encoding YhcH/YjgK/YiaL family protein, whose translation MIIDQINNLERYIPSLPALQTVREILESGKLPSMEYGSYPTDNPKVRYNLFTYTTTTPENLTFEIHKKEVDVQILLSGFETMVIADRSSLKETIGYDASKDASFAEGKQLLTYQATPSTFALFFPGEGHACNLIDGHSTDVVKVVFKILV comes from the coding sequence ATGATAATTGATCAGATCAACAACCTAGAACGTTACATCCCCAGCCTACCAGCCCTTCAGACAGTTCGCGAAATTCTGGAAAGCGGCAAACTACCAAGCATGGAGTATGGCAGTTACCCTACTGACAATCCCAAGGTACGCTACAACTTGTTTACCTATACAACTACAACACCTGAGAATCTGACGTTTGAGATACATAAAAAGGAAGTGGATGTACAGATTCTCCTTTCTGGATTTGAAACGATGGTAATTGCTGATAGATCATCACTAAAGGAGACCATCGGGTATGATGCCAGCAAGGATGCTTCGTTTGCAGAAGGCAAGCAACTACTTACCTACCAAGCAACTCCCTCTACCTTTGCCCTGTTCTTCCCAGGGGAAGGACATGCATGCAATCTCATCGATGGGCATTCCACTGATGTGGTGAAGGTTGTCTTTAAGATTCTTGTATAA
- a CDS encoding sialic acid TRAP transporter substrate-binding protein SiaP, giving the protein MKKSIIALLLVALVLPMAFAQGTSEAKPVELVYTMTAVPTDAHAGAMRVFKETVERVSDGQIKVLTYDSASLFKQEQEVSAVKSGQADMTATAASWLTDGSPWVGMFTAGYIFKTYDHMTSVLNGPIGQEVFDRIAKEQGIRPLGAQYLGTRQINLVEDRPIKTPADLKGVNLRMPNSDSWIFLGKAIGANPTPISFSELYMALQTKTVDGQDNPLPTNKNAKFYEVTKSISITNHLVDSVWPAINEAKWQSLTEEQKGWVMEGVKAGIEFCDTTNLKAEAELVEFFKSEGLSIYQADLDAFAEHVLAQYLDSPYSDSWDMEMFNKIQAAGN; this is encoded by the coding sequence ATGAAAAAAAGTATTATCGCACTGTTGTTGGTAGCCCTGGTACTTCCCATGGCTTTTGCTCAGGGAACATCTGAGGCAAAGCCCGTTGAATTGGTCTACACCATGACAGCGGTTCCCACTGATGCTCATGCTGGAGCAATGCGCGTCTTCAAGGAGACCGTTGAACGTGTTTCTGATGGTCAGATCAAAGTATTGACCTACGATTCAGCTTCTTTGTTCAAGCAGGAACAGGAAGTCTCAGCTGTGAAGAGTGGTCAGGCAGACATGACTGCAACCGCTGCATCATGGCTTACTGATGGAAGTCCCTGGGTAGGTATGTTCACTGCTGGTTATATCTTCAAGACCTATGACCACATGACCAGCGTACTCAATGGCCCTATCGGTCAGGAAGTATTTGACCGTATTGCAAAAGAGCAGGGAATTCGTCCTCTCGGCGCTCAGTACCTGGGAACTCGTCAGATTAACCTAGTAGAAGATCGCCCCATCAAGACTCCTGCTGATCTCAAAGGTGTTAACCTGAGAATGCCGAACTCCGATTCCTGGATCTTCCTTGGCAAGGCAATTGGTGCAAATCCAACCCCGATCTCCTTCAGCGAATTGTACATGGCTCTCCAGACCAAGACCGTCGATGGCCAGGACAACCCACTTCCAACCAACAAGAACGCCAAGTTCTATGAGGTTACCAAGTCAATCAGTATCACCAACCACTTGGTTGACTCTGTCTGGCCTGCAATCAACGAGGCAAAATGGCAGTCCTTGACCGAAGAGCAGAAAGGCTGGGTCATGGAAGGTGTAAAGGCTGGTATTGAATTCTGTGATACCACCAACCTCAAGGCAGAGGCAGAATTGGTTGAGTTCTTCAAGAGTGAAGGTCTCAGTATCTACCAGGCTGATCTTGATGCATTTGCAGAGCACGTACTGGCACAGTATCTTGACAGCCCCTATTCCGATAGCTGGGATATGGAGATGTTCAATAAAATCCAGGCTGCTGGAAACTAA
- a CDS encoding polysaccharide deacetylase family protein encodes MRIKIVCVMVFLLSMGSLFAEPQGESPYAPSVRYWSEGQDSTLTSQPTIPLRSEPKLLVLLYHNVVFGRTGNVYNRDLYNFENDLLFVKRNFALTNFKQLLTNPIDSKTDQAIITFDDGDLSLYAIVFPLFKAYELEATIFLVPSFIGEVGYMSWDQVREMSDYRTGDGRKLFYFESHSQTHRMMGALGEEEIRRELQQSKQIIEEEVGEPVTVLALPFGSGAGDERIISAAYDLGYQAIRTSKPEARLLTKINPWMIGAMNVENYSSDVLVQNVLTLMGKRK; translated from the coding sequence ATGAGAATTAAAATTGTGTGTGTTATGGTCTTTCTCCTGAGCATGGGATCCCTGTTTGCAGAGCCGCAGGGAGAGTCCCCCTATGCCCCAAGTGTTCGCTACTGGAGTGAAGGACAAGACTCAACTCTTACTTCGCAGCCAACAATCCCTCTCCGCTCTGAGCCTAAGCTATTAGTTTTGCTCTACCATAATGTGGTTTTTGGCCGTACCGGTAATGTCTACAACCGTGACCTATACAATTTTGAGAATGACCTTTTGTTTGTGAAAAGGAACTTTGCGCTCACCAACTTCAAGCAGTTGCTTACCAACCCAATAGATTCCAAGACTGATCAAGCCATCATCACGTTCGATGATGGAGACCTCTCCCTGTATGCAATCGTATTCCCCCTGTTCAAGGCGTATGAATTGGAAGCGACCATCTTCCTGGTTCCTTCATTCATAGGTGAGGTGGGGTACATGAGTTGGGATCAGGTAAGGGAAATGAGTGATTACCGGACCGGGGATGGTCGGAAGCTGTTTTACTTTGAATCACACTCTCAGACCCATCGGATGATGGGTGCTCTGGGTGAGGAAGAAATCAGGCGGGAGTTGCAGCAATCGAAGCAGATCATTGAGGAAGAAGTTGGAGAGCCGGTTACTGTCTTGGCACTTCCTTTTGGCAGTGGTGCGGGAGATGAGAGAATTATCAGTGCAGCCTATGATCTTGGGTACCAAGCGATCAGGACATCAAAGCCTGAAGCCCGACTCCTAACCAAGATTAATCCCTGGATGATCGGTGCCATGAATGTCGAGAACTACAGCAGTGACGTATTGGTACAGAACGTACTCACACTGATGGGAAAACGGAAATGA